The stretch of DNA TGTCGGCCAGCCGTTGCGCAGTTGATACCGGTCGGGACCGTCGATCGGCGGGCAAATGCGCAGGTTCGTGTCGGCAGGGCACGGCCCCGAGGCCGGCCGCACGAGTCGCTGTATTATGAACCATCGGGCCGGAGCCGCTCCGGGCCCGTGAACTGTCCGTGCCGAGACGGCCCTCGGGACAGTGACCCTGCCATTGCCTGTGCGAACGGGGCGCCCTGGCGATGGTCGCCCCGGCGCCGTTAATGACAGGTTCTGTCAGGGGGCGGCCGACGACAATCCGCCGCAAGCAAGCGACCGCTTCCCGGCGCGGGCTCTGTATCTGGACGGTGGTGAGGCGTACGGGCCGATAATTCCACAGCGGCGGGCGGTCGGCACAGGACGCCCCGCCGCCCGCGAATCAGCGTTTGAACGGCCTGTCGTATACGGCACGATCCAGCTCGCCTTCACTCTGGCCGACCAGTGTGGTCACCATCAGGTCGCCGGCGACGTTCACGCTGGTGCGTGCCATATCGAGAATGCGATCGATGGCTGCGACCATGCCGATTGCTTCCAGTGGCAGGCCGACCTGCGAGAGCACGATCGAAAGCATCACCAGCCCGGCGCCCGGTACACCCGCGGTGCCGATGGAAGCCAGCGTGCCGGTCAGAATGATCATGCCGTAGTCGGTCCAGGACAGGTCGATACCCATCATCTGGGCGATGAACAGCGCCACCACGCCCTGATAGATGGCGGTGCCGTCCATGTTGATGGTCGCACCCACGGGTAACACGAACGAGGCCACCCCGCGGGAGACGCCGAGGTTGTCCTGGGCACAGCGCAGGGACACCGGCAATGTGCCCGAGGACGACGCCGACGAATAGGCCACGATCAGCGCATCGAGACTCCCGCGCAGCCAACGCACCGGATTGAGTCGGCCGATGCCGGCCAGCAGACCGCTGTAGACGACCAGCACGTGCACCAGGCTGGCCAGATACGCCACGCCGATGACCTTGATCAGCGGCAAGAGCACATCGAGCCCGTGCTCGCCGGCCACGGCGGCGATCAGGCCGAACACGCCGATCGGCGCGAACGCCATGACGATTTCGGTGAGCTTGTACATGGCCTCGGCAAAGCTTTCGAACAGGCGAACCACGGGGTCGCCCTTTTCCCCGATGAGCACCAGCGAAATCGCAAGGCCGATCGCGAACACGATGATCTGCAGGATATTGGCGCTGGCCATCGCCTCGACCGGGTTCGTGGGGATGAGTCCGACCAGGATCTTGGTGAGCGTGGGTG from Salinisphaera sp. T31B1 encodes:
- a CDS encoding dicarboxylate/amino acid:cation symporter, with amino-acid sequence MTEPDETYRPFTLWARFPLWQQILAGLVLGAIVGALLGERAAWLQPLGDLFINAIKMLIVPLIFSTLVVGITAMRDPQKMGRIGLRTIALYLLTTAFAIAIGLAASTLFQPGAGVEMSVDAPVDAQEAPTLTKILVGLIPTNPVEAMASANILQIIVFAIGLAISLVLIGEKGDPVVRLFESFAEAMYKLTEIVMAFAPIGVFGLIAAVAGEHGLDVLLPLIKVIGVAYLASLVHVLVVYSGLLAGIGRLNPVRWLRGSLDALIVAYSSASSSGTLPVSLRCAQDNLGVSRGVASFVLPVGATINMDGTAIYQGVVALFIAQMMGIDLSWTDYGMIILTGTLASIGTAGVPGAGLVMLSIVLSQVGLPLEAIGMVAAIDRILDMARTSVNVAGDLMVTTLVGQSEGELDRAVYDRPFKR